A genomic window from Erythrobacter sp. BLCC-B19 includes:
- a CDS encoding SulP family inorganic anion transporter gives MQAQATSPLSSAVIGRDFLASIVVFLVALPLCMGIAIASGAPPALGLITGIVGGLVVGSLAGSPLQVSGPAAGMAVLVYQLVQEHGLIMLGVVGLIAGGLQLLAGVLKLGQWFRAISPSVIHGMLAGIGVLIFASQLHVMLDDAPRANGLLNIAAIPEAIIKVFPADGSVHHLAAMAGIVTIATIVLWNQFKPKRLALIPGPLLGVIVGTAFAIAFSLPITLVNLPATLASGLNIPTSEALAGFANPDILTLGLVFAFVASAETLLCATAVDKMHTGSRTDYDKELRAQGIGNMICGALGALPMTGVIVRSAANVEAGATTRISAIMHGGWLLLAVVAFPFILNEIPTSVLAAILVYTGYKLVNVAQIRKIAEFGKQELAIYFATLIGVVAIDLLTGVILGFVLATAKLVYTFSHLEIRREHDTATNRVDLWMTGSATFFSIPQLGQALESSPFGSEVHIHVEKLDYIDHACLEMLSSWEKLHQSTGGTLVVEWSELVERYGRRSEEKTEIPGLMIRPAA, from the coding sequence ATGCAAGCTCAAGCCACAAGTCCCCTCTCATCCGCTGTCATCGGCCGCGATTTTCTCGCCTCGATCGTGGTGTTTCTTGTCGCCCTGCCGCTGTGCATGGGGATCGCGATTGCCTCGGGCGCGCCGCCTGCGCTGGGCCTGATCACCGGGATCGTGGGCGGGCTGGTGGTCGGCTCGCTGGCAGGGTCGCCTTTGCAGGTCAGCGGCCCAGCGGCGGGGATGGCGGTGCTGGTCTATCAGCTGGTGCAGGAACACGGCCTCATCATGCTCGGCGTGGTCGGCTTGATCGCGGGCGGCTTGCAGCTGCTTGCGGGGGTGCTGAAGCTTGGCCAGTGGTTCCGAGCGATTTCGCCCTCGGTGATCCACGGGATGCTGGCCGGGATCGGTGTGCTGATCTTCGCCTCGCAGCTTCACGTGATGCTCGACGATGCGCCGCGCGCCAACGGGCTGCTCAATATCGCGGCCATTCCTGAGGCGATCATCAAGGTCTTCCCCGCCGACGGTTCGGTGCATCACCTTGCCGCGATGGCGGGGATCGTGACCATTGCCACGATCGTCCTGTGGAACCAGTTCAAGCCCAAGCGTCTCGCGCTGATCCCCGGGCCGCTGCTCGGGGTGATCGTCGGCACGGCCTTTGCCATTGCCTTTTCGCTGCCGATCACGCTGGTGAACCTGCCCGCCACGCTGGCGAGCGGTCTCAACATCCCCACCAGCGAGGCGCTGGCGGGCTTTGCCAATCCCGACATCCTGACCCTTGGCCTCGTCTTCGCCTTCGTCGCCAGCGCCGAAACGCTGCTGTGCGCGACCGCGGTCGACAAGATGCACACGGGCAGCCGCACCGATTACGACAAGGAACTGCGCGCGCAGGGGATCGGCAACATGATCTGCGGCGCGCTCGGTGCGCTGCCGATGACCGGGGTGATCGTGCGCTCGGCCGCCAATGTCGAGGCGGGTGCGACGACCCGCATCTCGGCGATCATGCATGGCGGCTGGCTGCTGCTGGCGGTGGTCGCCTTCCCCTTCATCCTCAACGAAATCCCGACCTCGGTTCTGGCCGCGATCCTCGTCTACACCGGCTACAAGCTGGTCAACGTCGCGCAGATCCGCAAGATCGCCGAATTCGGCAAGCAGGAGCTGGCGATCTACTTTGCAACGCTGATCGGCGTTGTCGCGATCGACCTCTTGACCGGCGTGATCCTCGGCTTCGTGCTGGCGACTGCCAAGCTGGTCTACACCTTCTCGCACCTCGAGATCCGGCGCGAGCATGACACGGCGACCAACCGCGTCGATCTGTGGATGACGGGTTCAGCGACCTTCTTCTCGATCCCGCAGCTCGGTCAGGCGCTGGAGTCCTCGCCGTTCGGGTCGGAGGTGCACATCCACGTCGAGAAGCTCGACTATATCGACCACGCCTGCCTTGAGATGCTGTCCTCGTGGGAGAAGCTGCACCAGTCGACCGGCGGCACGCTGGTGGTCGAATGGAGCGAGCTGGTCGAACGCTATGGCCGCCGTTCGGAGGAAAAAACCGAGATCCCCGGCCTGATGATCCGCCCCGCCGCCTGA
- a CDS encoding ArsR/SmtB family transcription factor: MPSRKIVANELAHVLRQISHPDRIRLLLKLQAGDQTVNELGDILEITPTRVSQHLGVLRAIALVETETRGQQRVYRLAQPELAAWLIEGIDFVAHRFSRASTSDIEQAKRLWQAEAIETVI, from the coding sequence ATGCCGAGCCGCAAGATTGTCGCCAATGAGCTGGCCCACGTCCTCCGGCAGATCTCGCACCCTGACCGCATCCGCCTGCTGCTGAAGTTGCAGGCGGGCGATCAGACGGTGAACGAGCTGGGCGACATCCTCGAAATCACCCCGACCCGCGTCTCGCAGCACCTTGGCGTGCTGCGCGCGATTGCCCTGGTCGAGACCGAGACGCGCGGACAGCAGCGGGTCTACCGCCTCGCGCAGCCGGAACTGGCGGCCTGGCTGATCGAGGGGATCGACTTCGTCGCGCACCGCTTCAGCCGCGCCAGCACCAGCGATATCGAGCAGGCCAAGCGTCTGTGGCAGGCCGAGGCGATCGAAACCGTGATCTGA
- a CDS encoding alkyl/aryl-sulfatase — protein MTLAQWRAGAALALAAITTGALAQDAGSAASATASEATRAAQAAAGATLPPEGTRDSTDSTRGFLATRKDRLIVNAAGKPVWNLDAYAFVTGPAPDTVHPALWRHMTHLKHHGLFEVAPGVWQVRGFDVSNMTVIRGETGWILIDPLTSVEAGQAALELVNATLGQRPVSALIYSHSHGDHFGGARGVVDPAAVAAGRVPVIAPEGFMEEATSENVMAGGAMSRRAAYQFGVGLVPGATGQMGSGIGMGLSAGTLSLIPPTDTVARTGETRVVDGVNLEFQIVSGTEAPAEFNVFIAPAKIFLAAEIATCSMHNILTPRGAKVRDARAWAHYLDEAATRYAPQSDAVISSHCWPIFGRAAGTAWLTAQRDNYRWLHDQTVRRMNRGETMDEIAEALDAAIPPGLAGEWSTRGYYGTVSHNAKAIYQFYLGWYDAVPANLHPHPPIERAKKLVEALGGADRTLALAENAMAGGDYRWASDLLQSLVFAQPDNARAKAMLAASYEQQGFQAQSAIWRNQFLSAASDLRRGRPESNAAQSNDMVAAISTQELLDSAATLFAPERPGPRGITIAIDLTDRKEQAALEVGQQAMIGRVGALPANPAVTIRGPRRALLALLFVRVPVSAVAGMEGVTIEGDRAMLQALLDNLDPMPHGFDIVMP, from the coding sequence ATGACTTTGGCACAATGGCGCGCAGGGGCTGCGCTGGCGCTCGCCGCGATCACCACCGGTGCGCTGGCGCAGGATGCGGGCTCTGCTGCGAGCGCAACGGCAAGCGAGGCAACCCGAGCGGCACAAGCCGCTGCCGGCGCAACGCTCCCGCCCGAAGGCACGCGCGACAGCACGGATTCGACCCGCGGCTTTCTGGCCACCCGCAAGGATCGGCTGATCGTGAACGCGGCTGGCAAGCCGGTCTGGAACCTCGATGCCTACGCATTCGTCACCGGCCCCGCCCCCGATACCGTCCACCCGGCGCTGTGGCGGCACATGACGCATCTCAAGCATCACGGCCTGTTCGAAGTCGCGCCCGGCGTGTGGCAGGTGCGCGGGTTCGACGTGTCGAACATGACCGTGATCCGGGGCGAGACCGGCTGGATCCTGATCGACCCGCTTACCAGCGTCGAAGCGGGGCAGGCTGCGCTCGAACTGGTCAATGCGACGCTGGGCCAGCGCCCGGTCAGCGCGCTGATCTATTCGCACAGCCACGGCGATCATTTCGGCGGCGCGCGCGGGGTGGTCGATCCCGCCGCTGTTGCCGCAGGCCGCGTGCCGGTGATCGCACCTGAAGGGTTCATGGAGGAGGCCACATCTGAAAACGTCATGGCCGGCGGCGCGATGTCGCGGCGCGCGGCCTATCAGTTCGGTGTCGGGCTGGTGCCGGGCGCGACCGGGCAGATGGGCAGCGGCATCGGCATGGGGCTTTCGGCAGGCACGCTCAGCCTCATTCCGCCGACCGACACCGTCGCCAGAACCGGCGAGACGCGCGTGGTGGACGGCGTGAACCTTGAGTTCCAGATCGTCTCGGGCACCGAGGCACCGGCGGAGTTCAACGTCTTCATCGCGCCCGCCAAGATCTTCCTCGCCGCCGAAATCGCCACCTGCTCGATGCACAACATCCTCACCCCGCGCGGGGCGAAGGTGCGCGATGCGCGGGCCTGGGCGCATTATCTCGATGAAGCCGCGACCCGTTATGCGCCGCAGTCCGACGCCGTGATTTCAAGCCACTGCTGGCCGATCTTCGGGCGCGCGGCGGGGACGGCGTGGCTTACCGCGCAGCGCGACAATTACCGCTGGCTGCACGACCAGACCGTGCGCCGGATGAACCGGGGCGAGACGATGGACGAGATCGCCGAGGCGCTCGACGCCGCGATCCCGCCGGGGCTGGCAGGCGAATGGTCGACGCGCGGCTATTACGGCACGGTCAGTCACAACGCCAAGGCGATCTACCAGTTCTATCTCGGCTGGTACGATGCCGTCCCCGCCAATCTCCACCCCCACCCGCCCATCGAGCGCGCCAAGAAGCTCGTTGAGGCGCTGGGCGGTGCGGATCGCACGCTTGCGCTGGCCGAAAACGCGATGGCGGGCGGCGATTATCGCTGGGCCTCCGACCTGCTCCAGAGCCTCGTCTTTGCCCAGCCCGACAATGCGCGGGCCAAGGCGATGCTGGCGGCCAGTTACGAACAACAGGGCTTCCAGGCGCAGAGCGCGATCTGGCGCAACCAGTTCCTCTCCGCCGCGAGCGACTTGAGGCGCGGGCGGCCCGAGAGCAATGCAGCGCAGAGCAACGACATGGTCGCCGCGATCTCGACGCAGGAACTGCTCGATAGCGCCGCCACCCTGTTCGCGCCCGAACGGCCCGGCCCGCGCGGGATCACGATTGCGATCGACCTTACCGACCGCAAGGAACAGGCGGCGCTCGAAGTGGGCCAGCAGGCGATGATCGGACGGGTGGGCGCGCTGCCCGCCAACCCCGCCGTCACGATCCGCGGCCCCCGCCGCGCGCTGCTCGCCTTGCTTTTCGTCCGCGTGCCGGTCAGCGCGGTCGCCGGGATGGAGGGCGTCACCATCGAGGGCGACCGGGCGATGCTGCAAGCCCTGCTCGACAACCTCGACCCGATGCCGCACGGGTTCGACATCGTCATGCCGTGA
- a CDS encoding DUF1800 domain-containing protein, with protein sequence MSPASIAINRFGYGYSAATAPTDAAADPRRALLRQFDAFDPAPAAIAGRIDTRPKTSEILELLRRFRQDSRAVAAANEGAAAPAMMAEGMAAEAMTRQDARDAALAGLPPEYRDKLVEARRVLAEDIAARVNLAVASPTPMAERLVHFWSNHFSVSVGKPGTQFEVGPHEFTAIRPHILGRFADMLKAAVLHPAMLIYLDQFQSIGPNAPFSQRRGRRGADAPQRRRGLNENLAREVLELHTLGVDGGYSQADVTELARALTGWTVPGLGRAGRFAEGQDSGAAFIALVHEPGARQVLGRSYPAGGAEQALAILDDLARHPATARHIATKFARHFAGDTPPPALVARLEADFRKSDGDLASLTRTLIEAPEAWTPAPVKFRTPFEWLVATLRLTGLQTFGTPQIVGALTQLGQAPWRANSPAGYDDIAASWAGPDALIRRVEFAERIARGAATENVIARAEAAFPGALSEPTLTQLKRAESGRQALALLLVSPEMMRR encoded by the coding sequence ATGAGCCCGGCCAGCATTGCGATCAACCGCTTCGGCTATGGCTATAGCGCCGCCACCGCGCCGACGGACGCCGCCGCCGATCCGCGCCGCGCATTGCTGCGCCAGTTCGACGCCTTCGATCCGGCCCCTGCCGCGATAGCCGGACGGATCGACACGCGGCCCAAGACCTCCGAGATCCTCGAACTGCTGCGCCGCTTCCGGCAGGATTCCCGCGCCGTTGCCGCTGCCAACGAAGGCGCGGCCGCACCGGCGATGATGGCCGAGGGCATGGCGGCCGAAGCCATGACCCGCCAGGACGCCCGCGACGCTGCGCTGGCGGGCCTGCCGCCTGAATATCGCGACAAGCTGGTCGAAGCGCGCCGCGTGCTGGCCGAAGACATCGCGGCGCGCGTCAACCTCGCGGTCGCCAGTCCCACGCCGATGGCCGAGCGACTGGTGCATTTCTGGTCGAACCATTTCAGCGTGTCGGTCGGCAAGCCGGGGACACAATTCGAAGTCGGCCCGCACGAATTTACCGCGATCCGCCCGCATATTCTGGGGCGGTTTGCCGATATGCTCAAGGCGGCCGTGCTGCATCCGGCGATGCTGATCTATCTCGATCAGTTCCAGTCGATCGGGCCAAACGCGCCCTTCAGCCAGCGCCGCGGGCGGCGCGGGGCCGATGCGCCGCAGCGCCGGCGCGGTCTCAACGAGAACCTCGCGCGCGAAGTGCTGGAGCTGCACACGCTGGGCGTCGATGGCGGCTATTCGCAGGCCGACGTGACCGAGCTTGCCCGCGCGCTGACCGGCTGGACGGTGCCCGGCCTCGGCCGCGCGGGCCGCTTTGCCGAGGGGCAGGACAGCGGCGCGGCGTTCATCGCGCTGGTGCATGAGCCGGGCGCGCGGCAGGTGCTCGGGCGTTCCTATCCCGCGGGAGGGGCCGAACAGGCGCTGGCGATCCTAGATGATCTCGCCCGCCACCCCGCAACCGCGCGCCACATCGCGACCAAGTTCGCCCGCCACTTCGCCGGAGACACACCGCCACCCGCGCTGGTTGCGCGGCTGGAGGCCGACTTCCGCAAGAGCGATGGCGATCTTGCCAGCCTCACGCGCACCCTGATCGAAGCACCAGAGGCCTGGACGCCCGCCCCGGTGAAGTTCCGCACTCCGTTCGAATGGCTGGTCGCCACGCTGCGGCTGACCGGTCTGCAGACGTTTGGCACCCCGCAAATCGTCGGCGCGCTCACACAGCTTGGCCAAGCGCCGTGGCGCGCGAATTCGCCTGCGGGATATGACGACATCGCCGCCAGCTGGGCCGGGCCGGATGCGCTTATCCGGCGGGTCGAATTCGCCGAACGCATCGCGCGCGGGGCGGCTACCGAGAATGTCATTGCCCGCGCCGAGGCAGCCTTTCCGGGCGCGCTGAGCGAGCCCACCCTGACCCAGCTGAAGCGCGCCGAGAGCGGCCGTCAGGCGCTCGCGCTGCTGCTGGTCTCGCCTGAAATGATGCGGAGATAA
- a CDS encoding DUF1501 domain-containing protein: protein MTTAFDRRSLLAGSLLLGAGSLAFPRIAFAQGTGRRNVMFVLLRGAADGMAMLAPVGDPGFEALRGATLPDYADAPRIDGFFAVHPALAEVGKSALAGEALFVHAAATAYRERSHFDGQNLLESGGTAPYAAKDGWLNRLAGLMNETAPTPLRALAIAQAVPLALRGSAPVSNYAPSALPDASEDLMARVSQLYAADSELGPLWSRALETKAMAGDDGPRNLRDARAAGELAASLMRGEGGARIGMIELGGWDTHANQRGAFARSARQLDALLAGYKAGMGASWADTLVVVATEFGRTARLNGTGGTDHGTAGAALLMGGTVRGGRVVADWPGLADGQLYENRDLAPTIALESVLAGAVAEHLRFDPKLAMARLFPGRSSAALAGLVRA from the coding sequence ATGACGACCGCTTTTGATCGCCGCTCGCTGCTCGCCGGGTCGCTGTTGCTCGGCGCTGGCAGCCTCGCCTTTCCGCGTATTGCCTTTGCGCAAGGGACGGGCCGCCGCAATGTGATGTTCGTGCTGCTGCGCGGCGCGGCTGACGGGATGGCAATGCTCGCACCCGTCGGCGATCCCGGTTTCGAGGCGCTGCGCGGGGCCACCCTGCCCGATTACGCCGATGCGCCCCGGATCGACGGGTTCTTCGCCGTCCACCCGGCGCTTGCCGAAGTCGGCAAATCGGCGCTGGCGGGCGAGGCGCTGTTCGTCCACGCCGCCGCGACCGCCTATCGCGAGCGCTCGCATTTTGACGGCCAGAACCTGCTGGAGAGCGGCGGCACGGCGCCCTATGCGGCCAAGGACGGCTGGCTCAACCGGCTGGCCGGGCTGATGAACGAGACCGCGCCCACCCCCTTGCGCGCGCTGGCGATTGCGCAGGCGGTGCCGCTCGCCTTGCGGGGTAGTGCGCCTGTGTCGAACTACGCACCCTCGGCCCTGCCCGATGCGAGCGAGGATCTGATGGCACGGGTCAGCCAGCTCTACGCCGCCGACAGCGAGCTTGGGCCGCTATGGTCGCGCGCGCTCGAGACCAAGGCGATGGCGGGCGATGATGGCCCCCGCAATCTGCGCGATGCGCGGGCCGCGGGTGAATTGGCTGCTTCGCTGATGCGCGGCGAAGGCGGCGCGCGGATCGGGATGATCGAGCTGGGCGGATGGGATACCCACGCCAACCAGCGCGGTGCCTTTGCGCGCTCGGCCCGCCAGCTCGATGCGCTGCTTGCGGGCTACAAGGCGGGCATGGGCGCAAGCTGGGCCGACACGCTGGTGGTTGTCGCAACCGAATTCGGCCGCACCGCAAGGCTCAACGGCACGGGCGGCACCGACCACGGCACTGCGGGCGCAGCGCTGCTGATGGGCGGCACGGTGCGCGGCGGGCGGGTGGTTGCCGACTGGCCCGGCCTTGCCGACGGCCAGCTTTACGAAAACCGCGACCTTGCCCCCACCATTGCGCTCGAAAGCGTGCTGGCGGGCGCGGTGGCCGAGCATTTGCGGTTCGACCCCAAGCTGGCGATGGCCCGCCTGTTCCCGGGACGCAGCAGCGCCGCGCTTGCGGGACTGGTGCGCGCCTAG
- a CDS encoding glycoside hydrolase family 3 protein, whose product MARNRLAQLALTAALGALVTGCAATGDVQSASAPMAAAAVDNSPEALLARMSLERKVAQIIQPDIGSITPADVRKYRFGTILNGGNSGPFGDDKAPAADWLKLADAFWEASTAPLPKGEPAIPAIWATDAVHGHANVVGATIFPHNIALGAAGDEDLMRRIGAATAVEIEVTGIDWTFAPTVAVARDDRWGRTYESYSEDPALVTRLGAAMIEGLQGIPGTPGFLGPGKVAATAKHYFGDGGTAQGVDQGDVNGDLAALMAIHAAPYPAAIERRVASVMASFNSINGTKMHGNTALLTGELRGRLGFEGVVVGDWNGHGQIKGCTNGNCPQALLAGLDVYMVPEDWKALHASLVKQVKKGTIPMARLDEAVLRVLRMKQALGILDGEVKPSARMLGGKWDKLGSPEHRAIAREAVAKSQVLLKNAGILPLRPGARIEVAGSAADNVPQQAGGWSVTWQGGGDLTAADFPGATSIWAGIAEAARASGGEARLAPKGDPASKPDVAIVVFGEEPYAEFVGDRKDLAFRDEEGLALLKAYKARGIPTVAVFLSGRPLWVNRELNSADAFVAAWLPGSEGAGVADVLFGKVQPTGKLSFSWPRTCEGAPLNSPEGALFPVGYGLGFAAPRMVPVPLDESCAALAADAGASWFANGKLGAQVQAVADNALLPDLRGTGNGITATGIDRRAQEDARKIVFAPGAKITLTGPESGAAWRIAYQVTARPGAPVTVTAGGKTHDITQGMSVAEGKGWREMVLTPACLGTTGSKLTFASKGAFTLQISAITRDEAAASAECSF is encoded by the coding sequence ATGGCACGAAACAGGCTTGCGCAGCTCGCGCTGACGGCGGCGCTCGGGGCATTGGTCACGGGGTGCGCGGCGACAGGCGATGTCCAGTCGGCCAGCGCGCCTATGGCTGCAGCTGCGGTGGATAACAGCCCCGAAGCGCTGCTCGCGCGCATGAGCCTCGAACGCAAGGTCGCGCAGATCATCCAGCCCGACATCGGCTCGATCACGCCTGCGGACGTGCGCAAATACCGCTTCGGCACGATCCTCAATGGCGGCAATTCCGGCCCCTTCGGCGATGACAAGGCACCCGCTGCCGACTGGCTGAAGCTCGCCGACGCCTTCTGGGAGGCCTCCACTGCACCGCTGCCCAAGGGCGAACCGGCGATCCCGGCGATCTGGGCGACCGATGCTGTCCACGGCCACGCCAATGTCGTGGGCGCCACGATCTTCCCGCACAACATCGCGCTGGGGGCCGCAGGGGATGAAGACCTGATGCGCCGCATTGGCGCTGCGACCGCGGTTGAAATCGAGGTGACCGGCATTGATTGGACCTTCGCCCCCACCGTCGCGGTTGCCCGCGATGACCGCTGGGGCCGCACCTACGAAAGCTATTCGGAAGACCCCGCGCTGGTGACCCGTCTGGGCGCGGCGATGATCGAAGGTCTGCAGGGCATTCCCGGAACCCCGGGCTTTCTCGGCCCCGGCAAGGTCGCCGCGACCGCCAAGCACTATTTCGGCGATGGCGGCACCGCGCAAGGCGTCGATCAGGGTGATGTGAATGGTGACCTGGCGGCGCTGATGGCGATCCACGCGGCACCCTATCCCGCTGCCATCGAAAGGCGCGTCGCCAGCGTCATGGCGAGCTTCAATTCGATCAACGGCACCAAGATGCACGGCAACACCGCGCTCTTGACCGGGGAATTGCGCGGGCGTCTGGGCTTCGAGGGCGTCGTTGTCGGCGACTGGAACGGCCACGGCCAGATCAAGGGCTGCACCAACGGCAATTGCCCGCAGGCGCTGCTCGCCGGGCTCGACGTCTACATGGTGCCTGAGGACTGGAAGGCGCTTCACGCCAGCCTCGTCAAGCAGGTCAAGAAGGGCACGATCCCGATGGCCCGGCTGGACGAAGCGGTGCTGCGGGTGCTGCGGATGAAGCAGGCGCTGGGCATCCTTGATGGCGAGGTGAAGCCCTCGGCTCGGATGCTGGGCGGCAAGTGGGACAAGCTCGGCTCCCCCGAACACCGCGCCATCGCGCGCGAGGCGGTGGCCAAGTCGCAAGTCTTGCTGAAGAACGCCGGCATCCTGCCGCTGCGGCCCGGCGCGCGGATTGAAGTGGCGGGCAGCGCCGCCGACAACGTGCCCCAGCAGGCCGGAGGCTGGTCGGTGACGTGGCAGGGCGGCGGTGACCTTACCGCAGCCGACTTCCCCGGCGCGACCTCGATCTGGGCCGGGATCGCCGAGGCGGCGCGTGCCAGCGGCGGCGAGGCGCGCCTCGCGCCCAAGGGTGACCCGGCCAGCAAGCCCGATGTCGCCATCGTCGTTTTCGGCGAGGAGCCCTATGCCGAATTCGTCGGCGACCGGAAGGATCTGGCCTTCCGCGACGAGGAAGGGCTGGCCTTGCTCAAGGCCTACAAGGCGCGCGGCATCCCCACGGTTGCCGTGTTCCTCTCGGGCCGTCCCTTGTGGGTCAACCGCGAGTTGAACTCTGCCGATGCTTTCGTCGCCGCATGGCTGCCGGGGAGCGAAGGCGCGGGCGTGGCCGACGTGCTGTTCGGCAAGGTTCAGCCAACCGGGAAGCTGTCGTTCAGCTGGCCCAGGACCTGCGAGGGCGCGCCGCTCAACAGCCCCGAAGGCGCGCTGTTCCCGGTCGGTTATGGTCTTGGCTTTGCCGCCCCGCGCATGGTTCCCGTGCCGCTCGACGAGAGCTGCGCAGCGCTGGCGGCCGATGCTGGGGCGTCGTGGTTTGCCAATGGCAAGCTGGGCGCGCAGGTGCAGGCAGTGGCCGACAATGCGCTGCTCCCCGATCTGCGCGGCACCGGCAACGGCATCACCGCGACCGGGATCGATCGCCGAGCGCAGGAAGACGCCCGCAAGATCGTGTTCGCGCCCGGTGCGAAGATCACGCTGACCGGCCCGGAGAGCGGCGCGGCATGGCGCATCGCATACCAGGTCACAGCGCGGCCGGGTGCGCCTGTCACGGTCACCGCCGGTGGCAAGACGCATGACATCACGCAGGGAATGTCGGTTGCCGAGGGCAAGGGCTGGCGTGAAATGGTGCTGACCCCGGCGTGCCTCGGCACCACCGGGAGCAAGCTGACCTTCGCCTCCAAGGGTGCCTTCACGCTCCAGATCAGCGCCATCACCCGCGATGAGGCGGCGGCGAGCGCGGAGTGTTCGTTCTAG